The following are encoded together in the Bacteroidota bacterium genome:
- a CDS encoding T9SS type A sorting domain-containing protein has protein sequence MKKKIILSIISLVFCYHSYSQLIENDTLDFKGGWPVEGATWYYLNTGFDTTVKYIKVNYYKDFLYTDSNYYGSVHTVKLRSLLFQYLDKDQNVVFDSVFYFYINDHPNNPKITNYFDGQIFIYIHKNYKLSYNTFYFFYNQILSTGDGWRWSAPVVTQVFKPLGQFYMSDTGTIVINGANLFKCKYNSDNPCYSWGDMVIKNIGSTEYFFPLDNCTMYPVGGPLICYKDDKIGLFKTGIDCPCFIENQEFDLVNIYPNPVKDKLTILSKNRDLMFSYSIINSNGQTIISKENINSDFEIVNLNHVKSGIYILKFRQGIKTEYLKLIKL, from the coding sequence ATGAAGAAAAAAATAATATTATCAATTATAAGTTTGGTATTTTGCTATCATTCTTACAGTCAATTAATTGAAAATGACACTTTAGATTTTAAAGGAGGCTGGCCAGTTGAAGGTGCAACATGGTATTATCTAAATACTGGTTTTGATACTACTGTCAAATATATAAAAGTTAACTATTATAAGGATTTTCTTTATACAGATAGCAACTATTATGGAAGTGTACACACAGTAAAACTTCGTTCATTATTATTCCAATATTTGGATAAAGACCAAAATGTTGTTTTTGATTCTGTGTTTTATTTTTATATAAATGATCATCCAAACAATCCCAAAATTACGAATTATTTTGACGGTCAGATTTTTATTTATATACACAAAAACTATAAATTATCGTATAACACTTTTTATTTCTTTTACAATCAAATTTTATCAACAGGTGATGGTTGGAGATGGTCAGCACCTGTAGTGACACAAGTTTTTAAGCCATTAGGACAATTCTATATGTCAGATACAGGAACAATTGTTATAAATGGGGCAAACCTTTTTAAATGTAAATACAATTCTGATAATCCGTGTTATAGCTGGGGGGATATGGTAATTAAAAATATTGGTAGTACAGAGTATTTTTTCCCATTAGATAATTGTACAATGTATCCTGTTGGAGGCCCCTTGATTTGCTATAAAGATGACAAAATAGGTCTTTTCAAAACAGGTATTGATTGTCCATGTTTTATCGAAAATCAGGAATTTGATTTAGTAAATATTTATCCTAATCCTGTCAAAGATAAGTTAACAATACTTTCAAAAAATAGAGACTTAATGTTTAGCTATTCAATAATCAATTCGAATGGCCAGACTATTATCTCAAAAGAGAATATAAATTCTGATTTTGAAATAGTTAATTTAAATCATGTAAAATCAGGTATCTATATCTTAAAATTTAGACAAGGAATTAAAACAGAATATTTGAAATTAATAAAATTATAG